A single Cupriavidus sp. D39 DNA region contains:
- a CDS encoding D-2-hydroxyacid dehydrogenase, translated as MNPTQTTPEVVFLDRGTLAPETVLRALPFAHRLTVFDATAPHEVAGRIAIAQIVITNKVKLPAEVLRQAASLRLVAIAATGTDHVDLRACAAQGICVSNVRNYAVHTVPEHTFALIFALRRSLHAYCDAVRAGRWQASGQFCLHDYPIHDLAGSTIGIVGGGTLGRAVGEIARLLGLKVLYAARKGQHEADAQHTPFADMLRLSDIITLHCPLTPANVGLIGREEFAQMARRPLLINTARGGLVDEAALVEALRQGQVSGAGFDVATQEPPGPGHPFHALRDHPAFLLTPHVAWASREAIQALADQLIDNIAAFAAGSPRNVVAG; from the coding sequence ATGAATCCCACCCAGACCACGCCGGAAGTCGTCTTCCTGGACCGCGGCACGCTGGCCCCCGAGACCGTGCTGCGCGCGTTGCCGTTTGCGCATCGGCTGACGGTCTTTGACGCCACCGCGCCGCATGAAGTGGCCGGACGTATCGCCATCGCGCAGATCGTCATCACCAACAAGGTCAAGCTGCCGGCCGAGGTGCTGCGCCAGGCCGCCAGCCTGCGCCTGGTGGCGATCGCGGCCACCGGGACCGACCACGTCGACCTGCGCGCCTGCGCCGCCCAGGGCATCTGCGTTTCGAACGTGCGCAACTACGCCGTGCATACGGTGCCCGAGCACACCTTTGCGCTGATCTTCGCGCTGCGCCGCAGCCTGCATGCCTATTGCGACGCGGTGCGCGCGGGCCGCTGGCAGGCCTCGGGGCAGTTCTGCTTGCACGACTACCCGATCCACGACCTGGCCGGCTCGACCATCGGCATCGTCGGCGGCGGCACCCTCGGGCGCGCTGTGGGCGAGATCGCGCGGCTGCTGGGGCTCAAGGTGCTGTACGCCGCCCGCAAGGGCCAGCACGAAGCCGACGCGCAACACACACCCTTCGCCGACATGCTGCGCCTGAGCGACATCATCACGCTGCACTGCCCGCTGACCCCCGCCAACGTGGGCCTGATCGGCCGCGAGGAGTTCGCGCAGATGGCGCGGCGCCCGCTGCTGATCAACACCGCGCGCGGCGGACTGGTCGACGAGGCCGCGCTGGTCGAGGCGCTGCGGCAAGGACAGGTCTCCGGGGCCGGCTTCGACGTGGCCACCCAGGAGCCGCCCGGCCCCGGCCACCCGTTCCATGCGCTGCGCGACCATCCCGCCTTCCTGCTGACGCCGCACGTGGCCTGGGCCAGCCGGGAGGCCATCCAGGCACTGGCGGACCAGCTGATCGACAATATCGCGGCGTTCGCGGCAGGGTCGCCGCGCAATGTGGTGGCGGGCTGA
- a CDS encoding sensor domain-containing diguanylate cyclase has translation MLRFALPTMSVDRRFGIVASTLGLLFVALTSGLLVHQWGAYARADHALSHFQVFRATLLAMEKVSAERGPTNSALGEDVPIPAQRVAALRAARAESDARIAHLLGLLDSSHCDECSMEWAAAQRAHAELATARANIDQVIRVPLARRTDQVLEQAVVRMVEVIPQFAPITNASTKGVLDGDANALNCLMAARLAAVLREQAGLLGSRFTAALASRRKLTEAEQFAIERTRGGIDQLGALLRTRVMEDTALAHGAFVRMKRQYFGDGLAYVNRVRALASLPGGAVASTGEFAAQYVPLMRSIVEFRDEALTLAEEEVRSHRHAMLARLAGAAGILSALMCALGLGVWLFRRQVIQPFAEAALAIRAIAAGGPSADLPSNAYRGEIQELFDAVQVLKTNDLERTRLEQERQRLIAELRTMAETDSLTRLLNRRAFESRAQAACLYHDARAPYLALVMIDIDHFKRINDTYGHAAGDRALEHMADLCRDTWRKDDIVARIGGEEFAVLAGVRERAQALELVQCLRIRLAQASVPLERAEGFTMSASFGIAYAARADSPSIRSLLKRADRLLYQAKLAGRDRIEVEADDCSQP, from the coding sequence ATGCTTAGATTTGCCTTGCCAACCATGTCGGTCGACCGGCGGTTCGGGATCGTTGCCAGCACGCTTGGCCTTCTGTTCGTGGCACTGACAAGCGGGCTCCTGGTTCACCAGTGGGGCGCATATGCCAGGGCAGACCACGCGCTGTCGCATTTCCAGGTTTTCCGGGCCACATTGCTTGCCATGGAGAAGGTGTCCGCGGAGCGCGGTCCCACCAACAGCGCGCTAGGCGAAGATGTCCCGATACCGGCGCAAAGGGTGGCGGCACTGCGGGCTGCGCGCGCCGAAAGCGACGCGCGTATCGCGCATCTGCTGGGGCTGCTCGATTCGAGCCATTGTGACGAGTGCTCGATGGAGTGGGCAGCGGCGCAGCGTGCGCACGCCGAGCTGGCCACCGCTCGCGCGAACATCGACCAGGTTATCCGTGTGCCGCTGGCGCGGCGCACCGATCAGGTGCTGGAGCAGGCCGTGGTCCGCATGGTTGAGGTCATCCCGCAGTTCGCGCCTATCACCAACGCGAGTACCAAGGGCGTGCTGGATGGCGATGCCAATGCGCTGAATTGCCTGATGGCGGCCCGTCTGGCGGCTGTGCTCAGGGAGCAGGCCGGGCTGCTTGGCTCGCGCTTTACCGCGGCATTGGCGTCGCGCCGGAAACTGACCGAAGCAGAGCAATTTGCCATCGAACGCACTCGCGGTGGGATCGACCAGCTGGGCGCGTTATTGAGGACCCGCGTGATGGAGGATACGGCGCTGGCTCACGGGGCCTTTGTCCGGATGAAGAGGCAGTACTTTGGCGACGGCCTGGCGTATGTGAATCGCGTTCGCGCGCTGGCCAGCCTCCCTGGAGGAGCGGTCGCCTCAACTGGCGAGTTTGCCGCGCAGTATGTGCCGCTCATGCGCTCGATCGTCGAGTTCCGCGACGAGGCGCTGACGCTGGCCGAGGAGGAGGTGCGCTCGCACCGGCACGCGATGCTGGCCCGGCTGGCGGGCGCCGCCGGCATCTTGTCGGCCTTGATGTGCGCGCTGGGCCTGGGCGTGTGGCTGTTTCGCCGGCAGGTCATCCAGCCGTTCGCCGAGGCAGCGCTCGCCATCCGGGCAATCGCCGCGGGTGGCCCGTCCGCGGACTTGCCGTCGAACGCGTATCGGGGCGAGATACAGGAGCTCTTCGACGCCGTCCAGGTCTTGAAGACGAACGATCTCGAGAGGACGCGGCTCGAACAGGAGCGCCAGCGCCTGATTGCGGAACTCAGGACGATGGCGGAGACCGATTCGCTGACGCGGCTCCTCAACCGCCGCGCGTTTGAAAGTCGCGCGCAGGCCGCCTGTCTGTATCACGACGCGCGGGCACCCTACCTTGCGCTGGTCATGATCGACATCGACCATTTCAAACGCATCAACGACACCTACGGTCACGCGGCAGGCGACCGCGCGCTCGAACACATGGCCGACCTGTGCCGCGACACATGGCGCAAGGACGATATCGTCGCGCGCATCGGCGGCGAGGAGTTCGCCGTGCTGGCCGGCGTGCGGGAGCGGGCGCAAGCGCTCGAGCTGGTGCAATGCCTGCGCATCCGGCTGGCGCAAGCCAGTGTGCCGCTCGAGCGGGCGGAGGGCTTCACGATGAGCGCAAGTTTTGGCATCGCCTACGCCGCGCGCGCGGATTCGCCCAGCATCCGGTCCCTGCTCAAGCGAGCGGACCGCTTGCTCTACCAGGCCAAGCTGGCCGGGCGCGATCGCATCGAGGTGGAGGCGGATGACTGTTCCCAGCCATGA
- a CDS encoding NAD+ synthase: MPAPNAASLRIACAQLNYTLCDFDGNARRIVEAIGQARQGGADMVVFSELALSGYNPQDMLEEPGFLDRQASAIAAVIAATAGTDIVVLVGAVVSNPGIGKRFHNAVLAMRDGRIEGVYAKRLLPNYGIFQERRWFEPGPDAHLVVEVKGIRVGVLICEDAWNVDGRTYDVDPVDNVAKAGAELIVTINASPSNVGKAAQREALYAGLARRWELPFLYVNQVGGNDEIVFDGASFAVQADGAVAFRAPMFEEAIGVVAYKAGRFTAAGQAAQPAPTQSVADDCALMYRQATLALRDYAAKAGFSKVVVGSSGGIDSALTLALAVDALGAANVSAVTMPSRFSSAGSVDDSVTLCRNLGVALHTHPIGGLYAQYVDGFQHAFDAEPSRLARENVQARIRGAILMEYSNHFGALLLTTGNKSEASCGFFTIYGDACGGLNLIGDIYKTEVFALARYYNQRHGREIIPAVIIEKAPSAELSEGQKDTDSLPPYEILDEILKLAIEGERLRPAEYERARLALQALAASENTHWIADVHRLIARSEFKRRQAAPIVRMRPRAFGAGRLMPIAAKYG, translated from the coding sequence ATGCCTGCACCTAACGCGGCTAGCCTGCGCATTGCCTGCGCTCAACTGAACTACACCCTGTGCGACTTCGACGGCAATGCCCGCAGGATCGTCGAGGCCATCGGGCAGGCGCGGCAGGGTGGCGCCGATATGGTCGTGTTCTCCGAGCTGGCGCTGTCGGGGTACAACCCGCAGGACATGCTGGAGGAGCCCGGCTTTCTCGACCGGCAGGCCAGCGCCATCGCGGCGGTGATCGCGGCCACCGCCGGCACCGATATCGTGGTGCTGGTGGGCGCGGTGGTCTCGAATCCCGGCATCGGCAAGCGGTTTCACAACGCCGTGCTGGCCATGCGCGACGGGCGCATCGAAGGCGTCTACGCCAAGCGGCTGCTGCCGAACTACGGCATCTTCCAGGAGCGCCGCTGGTTCGAGCCGGGCCCCGATGCGCATCTGGTTGTCGAGGTGAAGGGCATCAGGGTAGGCGTGCTGATCTGCGAGGACGCCTGGAACGTGGATGGCCGCACCTACGACGTGGACCCGGTCGACAACGTGGCAAAGGCCGGCGCCGAGCTGATCGTCACGATCAATGCCAGTCCGTCCAACGTCGGCAAGGCCGCCCAGCGCGAGGCGCTGTATGCCGGCCTGGCCCGCCGCTGGGAGCTGCCATTCCTCTACGTCAACCAGGTTGGCGGCAACGACGAGATCGTTTTCGACGGCGCCAGCTTCGCCGTGCAGGCCGACGGCGCCGTTGCGTTCCGGGCACCGATGTTCGAGGAGGCCATCGGTGTCGTCGCGTACAAGGCCGGCCGCTTCACTGCCGCCGGGCAGGCCGCCCAGCCGGCGCCCACGCAATCGGTGGCTGACGATTGCGCGCTCATGTACCGGCAGGCCACCCTTGCGCTGCGCGATTATGCCGCCAAGGCCGGCTTCAGCAAGGTAGTGGTCGGCAGCTCGGGCGGCATCGACAGCGCGCTGACCCTTGCGCTGGCCGTGGATGCGCTGGGCGCCGCCAACGTGAGCGCGGTCACCATGCCGTCCCGGTTCTCCAGCGCCGGCAGCGTGGACGACTCGGTGACGCTGTGCCGCAACCTTGGCGTCGCGCTGCACACGCATCCGATCGGTGGCCTCTACGCGCAGTACGTCGATGGTTTCCAGCACGCATTCGACGCCGAGCCGTCTCGCCTGGCGCGCGAGAACGTACAGGCCCGCATCCGCGGCGCCATCCTGATGGAGTACAGCAACCACTTTGGCGCGCTGCTGCTCACCACCGGCAACAAGTCCGAAGCCTCCTGCGGCTTCTTCACGATCTATGGCGACGCGTGCGGCGGCCTTAACCTCATCGGCGATATCTACAAGACGGAAGTCTTTGCCCTGGCCCGGTACTACAACCAGCGCCACGGCCGCGAGATCATACCGGCCGTGATCATCGAAAAGGCACCCTCGGCCGAACTGTCTGAAGGGCAAAAGGACACGGACTCGCTGCCGCCGTACGAGATACTGGATGAGATCCTCAAGCTCGCGATCGAGGGCGAGCGCCTGCGCCCGGCCGAATACGAGCGCGCCAGGCTGGCCCTGCAAGCGCTGGCGGCCAGCGAGAACACGCACTGGATAGCCGACGTGCACCGGCTGATCGCCCGCTCCGAGTTCAAGCGCCGGCAGGCCGCGCCGATTGTGCGGATGCGGCCAAGGGCTTTCGGCGCCGGGCGACTGATGCCGATTGCGGCGAAGTATGGATAG
- a CDS encoding isochorismatase family protein, which translates to MATQRRDQLLIIDPQNDFCDIPGAALPVAGANADMARLATLVAGHGDRFAGITVTLDSHHTYDIAHASYWRDAAGNKPSPFTAITSADVASGAYRPADSAQAEAVAQYLGRSGLFLWPDHCIVGSWGHGVHDVLAAALSGWEAARLANVDYLFKGLNPRTEHFSAFEADVPVDADPDTQFNPARVRSLAAADRVLVAGEALSHCVASSVRSLLRHLGREFAQRMVLLGDAMSPVPGFEAQGQAFIDEFVGAGGKIATTQNLFA; encoded by the coding sequence ATGGCAACCCAACGACGAGACCAGCTTCTGATCATCGACCCGCAGAACGACTTCTGCGACATCCCCGGCGCCGCGCTGCCGGTCGCAGGCGCCAATGCGGATATGGCCCGGCTCGCGACGCTGGTCGCCGGGCACGGTGACAGGTTCGCGGGCATCACCGTCACCCTGGACTCCCACCATACCTATGACATCGCCCACGCCAGCTATTGGCGCGATGCGGCGGGCAACAAGCCGTCGCCGTTCACGGCGATCACATCGGCGGACGTGGCCAGCGGCGCTTACCGGCCGGCCGACTCGGCGCAGGCGGAAGCGGTGGCACAGTACCTGGGCCGCAGTGGGCTTTTCCTCTGGCCCGATCACTGCATCGTCGGCTCGTGGGGGCATGGCGTGCACGATGTCCTGGCCGCAGCGTTGTCCGGTTGGGAGGCGGCTCGCCTTGCCAATGTGGATTACCTGTTCAAGGGCCTGAACCCGCGCACCGAGCATTTCTCGGCCTTCGAGGCTGACGTGCCGGTCGATGCCGACCCGGATACCCAGTTCAACCCGGCCCGTGTCCGCAGCCTTGCCGCGGCGGATCGCGTGCTCGTGGCGGGCGAGGCGCTGTCGCATTGCGTGGCCAGTTCGGTGCGCAGCCTGCTGCGGCACCTCGGGCGCGAGTTCGCGCAGCGCATGGTGCTGCTGGGCGACGCCATGAGCCCGGTGCCCGGATTCGAAGCCCAGGGCCAGGCGTTTATCGACGAGTTCGTTGGCGCCGGCGGCAAGATCGCCACCACCCAGAACCTGTTTGCCTAA
- a CDS encoding NUDIX hydrolase yields MSEIYTFVDVVLLTASDSELQVMLHNRSEAPHPNVLALPGGRIRVDQDLDTEASALRMLREKTGIETPYLEQLYTFSGKFRDPRRWSISVVYCAVVPLDVLAPGIDANCSLHPARNAPRLPFDHNAMIDKAIERLENKSTYSTLPTHLLPDVFTLPELQRMYELVLGRELERKAFRRKIEALEFLELAPKAAARAREVVRSGPPPQYYQVKPGVRLKFRDRML; encoded by the coding sequence ATGTCAGAGATCTACACCTTCGTTGACGTGGTCCTCCTCACGGCAAGCGACAGCGAGCTTCAGGTGATGCTGCACAACCGCAGCGAAGCGCCGCACCCGAACGTGCTGGCCCTGCCCGGCGGCCGCATCCGGGTCGACCAGGACCTGGACACCGAAGCCAGCGCCCTGCGCATGCTGCGGGAGAAGACCGGCATCGAGACGCCCTACCTGGAGCAGCTCTACACCTTCTCCGGCAAATTCCGCGACCCGCGCCGCTGGTCGATCAGCGTGGTCTATTGCGCCGTGGTGCCGCTAGACGTGCTCGCGCCCGGGATCGACGCGAACTGCTCGCTGCATCCCGCGCGCAATGCCCCGCGGCTGCCCTTCGACCACAACGCGATGATCGACAAGGCCATCGAGCGGCTGGAAAACAAATCCACCTACTCGACGCTGCCGACCCACCTGCTGCCGGACGTCTTCACGCTGCCGGAGCTCCAGCGCATGTACGAACTGGTGCTCGGGCGGGAACTGGAGCGCAAGGCATTCCGGCGAAAGATCGAGGCACTGGAGTTCCTGGAGCTGGCACCAAAGGCAGCCGCGCGGGCCCGCGAAGTGGTCCGCAGCGGACCGCCGCCGCAGTATTACCAGGTAAAGCCGGGAGTCCGGCTGAAGTTTCGGGATCGGATGCTTTGA
- a CDS encoding Bug family tripartite tricarboxylate transporter substrate binding protein, whose amino-acid sequence MAFPISRREVLGMAVSAFALTLALPAGTALAQGSGRPVRLILPISAGSGVDAIARAAGPSLGKSLGQPVVIENLPGAGGITGAAAVAKAPADGTTLGLFSNNHVINPSVYKKMPFDAIRDFTPISVIGFTPLVLVVNPKVPAKNVQELVALLKAKPDGFNYASSGNGTILQLAAEMFLDEAHVKARHVPYKGTGPMMTDLIAGQVEIGVVALNAVAPHLKSGSLRAIGLCGATRSPAAPEIPTIAEQGLPNFTVEGWFAVVGPAGLPPAEVKRLNTAFAKAFTSPDVMEAMKKQGTTINPGTPEAAARFFQSEAARYAALVKKANVTLE is encoded by the coding sequence ATGGCATTCCCCATTTCGCGCCGGGAAGTACTCGGCATGGCCGTTTCGGCTTTCGCACTCACGCTTGCGTTGCCGGCCGGCACTGCACTGGCCCAAGGCTCGGGCCGGCCGGTACGCCTGATCCTGCCGATCAGCGCCGGCTCGGGCGTGGACGCTATCGCCCGCGCTGCCGGACCGTCGCTCGGCAAGAGCCTGGGGCAGCCGGTGGTGATCGAGAATCTGCCCGGCGCCGGCGGCATTACCGGCGCGGCGGCGGTGGCCAAGGCGCCGGCCGACGGCACCACGCTGGGCCTGTTCTCCAACAACCATGTCATCAATCCGAGCGTGTACAAGAAGATGCCGTTCGACGCGATCAGGGACTTCACGCCCATCAGCGTGATCGGCTTCACGCCGCTGGTCCTTGTGGTCAACCCCAAGGTGCCCGCGAAGAACGTGCAAGAACTTGTTGCCTTGCTCAAGGCCAAGCCAGATGGATTCAACTATGCCTCGTCGGGTAACGGCACCATTCTCCAGCTCGCCGCGGAAATGTTCCTCGACGAGGCGCACGTCAAGGCGCGCCATGTGCCCTACAAGGGCACCGGACCGATGATGACCGACCTGATCGCGGGCCAGGTGGAGATCGGTGTCGTGGCGTTGAACGCCGTAGCGCCACATCTGAAGAGCGGCAGCCTGCGTGCGATCGGCCTGTGCGGCGCGACGCGCTCGCCCGCCGCGCCCGAGATACCCACCATCGCCGAACAAGGCCTGCCCAACTTCACGGTCGAGGGCTGGTTTGCCGTGGTGGGCCCGGCAGGGCTGCCGCCGGCCGAGGTAAAGCGCCTCAACACGGCGTTCGCCAAGGCATTCACCAGTCCGGACGTGATGGAAGCCATGAAGAAGCAGGGCACTACGATCAATCCCGGCACGCCGGAAGCAGCCGCCAGGTTCTTCCAGAGCGAAGCGGCGCGCTATGCGGCCCTGGTCAAGAAGGCCAATGTGACCCTCGAGTAA
- a CDS encoding hydroxymethylglutaryl-CoA lyase, which translates to MTTHTESAPRQAVIREAGLRDGLQSIVTILPTSAKREWIQAAYAAGQREIEVGSFVPAKLLPQLADTAELVDFAKSLPGLFVSVLVPNLRGAENAIASGADLMLVPLSASHAHSLANLRKTPDEVVAEVARIRAARDAAGSRALIEGGVGTAFGCTIQGRVDPQEVLRLMQALLDAGADRVSLADTVGYADPAMVRSLFERATAIAGDRFWCGHFHDTRGLGLANVYAALEAGVTRFDACLAGIGGCPHAPGASGNVATEDLAYLLGSMGFETGIDFDKLLALRERVAGWLANETLHGTLWRAGLPKTFPTSVADAAAA; encoded by the coding sequence ATGACAACGCACACCGAATCGGCACCGCGCCAAGCCGTGATCCGCGAGGCCGGGCTGCGCGACGGGCTGCAAAGCATCGTCACCATCCTGCCGACTTCCGCCAAGCGGGAGTGGATCCAGGCGGCCTATGCGGCGGGCCAGCGCGAGATCGAAGTCGGCTCGTTCGTACCGGCGAAGCTGCTGCCGCAACTTGCCGATACCGCGGAACTCGTGGACTTTGCCAAGTCGCTGCCTGGACTGTTCGTCTCGGTCCTGGTGCCGAACCTGCGGGGCGCGGAAAACGCCATCGCCAGCGGCGCGGACCTGATGCTGGTGCCGCTTTCCGCCAGCCATGCCCATAGCCTGGCCAACCTGCGCAAGACGCCCGACGAAGTCGTGGCCGAGGTCGCCAGGATCCGCGCCGCCCGCGACGCGGCCGGCTCCAGGGCGCTGATCGAAGGTGGCGTGGGCACGGCCTTCGGCTGCACGATCCAGGGGCGTGTGGATCCGCAAGAGGTGCTGCGCCTTATGCAGGCCCTGCTGGACGCCGGCGCGGATCGCGTCAGCCTGGCCGACACGGTGGGCTACGCCGACCCCGCCATGGTGCGCAGCCTGTTCGAGCGCGCCACGGCGATTGCCGGCGACCGCTTCTGGTGCGGCCATTTCCACGATACGCGCGGGCTCGGGCTGGCCAATGTCTATGCCGCCCTGGAGGCCGGGGTCACCCGCTTTGATGCTTGTCTCGCCGGGATCGGCGGTTGCCCGCACGCGCCCGGCGCCAGCGGCAATGTCGCCACCGAAGACCTGGCCTACCTGCTGGGCAGCATGGGCTTCGAGACCGGCATCGATTTTGACAAGCTGCTGGCGCTGCGCGAACGCGTGGCCGGCTGGCTGGCCAATGAAACCCTGCACGGCACGCTGTGGCGCGCCGGGCTGCCCAAGACATTTCCTACATCGGTTGCCGATGCGGCTGCCGCCTGA
- a CDS encoding LysR family transcriptional regulator, producing MRDLDLTSLRLFVAVCETRNMARAGEQQHIVASAISKRLAQLEDTVGVTLFERRRRGVIPTAAGEILLEHARAMLAAADRVERDMADYGTGIKGQVRLLATVSCMAESLPDDIASFLQVPEHRDIRVTVEESLSRDLVRSLREGSAPLGICWDAADLEGFQTRPYRGDALAAIVHPEHPLARLADCTFEQTLEFDHIGLPGQTAVHTMLARAAAIIGKPMAYRVVVSSFDASLRCVRANLGLTIVPREVVEPIYASFGVRVIPLTDSWAQRRFAICFRDEASLSPAAKLLVDYLLMKAAAS from the coding sequence ATGCGTGACCTAGACCTCACCTCCTTGCGCCTGTTTGTTGCGGTTTGCGAGACACGCAACATGGCGCGTGCCGGCGAACAGCAGCACATCGTGGCTTCGGCCATCAGCAAGCGGCTGGCGCAGCTGGAAGACACTGTGGGCGTCACGCTGTTCGAGCGGCGCCGGCGCGGCGTGATCCCGACCGCGGCTGGTGAGATCCTGCTTGAGCACGCGCGCGCCATGCTGGCTGCGGCAGACCGCGTGGAGCGCGACATGGCCGACTACGGCACCGGCATCAAGGGGCAAGTCCGCTTGCTGGCTACCGTATCGTGCATGGCCGAGTCGCTGCCCGACGATATCGCGAGCTTCCTGCAGGTGCCCGAGCATCGGGACATCCGCGTCACCGTCGAGGAAAGCCTCAGCCGCGACCTCGTCCGCTCATTGCGAGAAGGATCCGCACCGCTGGGTATCTGCTGGGATGCCGCGGATCTGGAAGGATTCCAGACCCGCCCTTATCGCGGCGATGCCTTGGCGGCCATCGTGCATCCCGAGCATCCACTCGCGAGGCTGGCGGATTGCACCTTCGAGCAGACGCTTGAATTCGACCACATCGGCCTGCCCGGGCAGACGGCCGTGCACACCATGCTCGCGCGCGCCGCGGCCATCATCGGCAAGCCGATGGCGTACCGCGTGGTGGTTTCCTCGTTCGATGCATCCCTGCGCTGCGTGCGCGCAAATCTCGGTCTTACCATCGTGCCCCGCGAGGTGGTCGAGCCCATCTACGCCAGCTTTGGCGTGCGGGTGATCCCGCTCACGGATAGCTGGGCGCAGCGCCGCTTCGCGATTTGCTTCCGCGACGAGGCAAGCCTTTCACCGGCGGCAAAACTGCTGGTGGATTATCTGTTGATGAAGGCGGCGGCATCCTGA
- a CDS encoding LysR family transcriptional regulator produces the protein MESLGDIRLFVEAASLGGLSAAGRKLGLSPAAASARLLRLEASLNTRLFERTTRQLRLTEEGRMVLLHCQQALGALEDAQATLQAGRGVVSGKVRISATSDFGRHVLKGWLDEFNVQYPEVTFALVLSDTLSNLLLDDIDLAIRFGVPPDSSLIARRLAPNRRVLCASPDYVAAHGTPGHPQDLERFDCIVLGTAAGLANDWRFTRGGKVETYTVPLANSRETNDGALAREWAVAGYGIAMKSVWDIGADLRAGTLMMLMPEWRSPDVPVHALYHRTRYMAPRVRALLDFLIERFSTVSRDLEVYLNPVTGAS, from the coding sequence GTGGAGAGTCTTGGCGACATCCGGCTTTTTGTTGAAGCGGCAAGCCTGGGCGGGCTGTCGGCCGCGGGACGCAAGCTGGGACTCTCTCCTGCGGCGGCGAGCGCGCGTCTTCTCAGGCTGGAAGCGAGCCTGAATACGCGGCTCTTTGAGCGCACGACGCGCCAGTTGCGGCTCACGGAGGAGGGACGCATGGTCCTGCTCCATTGCCAGCAGGCACTTGGGGCCCTTGAAGATGCTCAAGCGACGCTACAAGCTGGTCGGGGTGTCGTTAGCGGAAAAGTGCGGATTTCGGCGACCTCGGATTTCGGCCGTCACGTCCTCAAGGGCTGGCTTGACGAGTTCAATGTGCAATATCCGGAGGTGACTTTCGCCCTGGTGCTGTCCGACACATTGTCGAATCTGTTGCTCGACGACATTGACCTTGCCATCCGCTTTGGCGTGCCCCCGGATAGCTCGCTCATCGCGCGGCGCCTCGCGCCGAATCGGCGTGTGCTTTGTGCATCGCCTGATTATGTGGCGGCGCACGGGACGCCTGGGCACCCACAGGATCTGGAGCGGTTCGATTGCATCGTCCTGGGGACGGCAGCCGGGCTTGCGAACGACTGGCGGTTCACGCGCGGCGGCAAGGTCGAAACCTATACCGTGCCCCTGGCAAATTCCCGAGAGACGAATGACGGTGCGCTCGCGCGCGAGTGGGCGGTGGCGGGTTACGGCATAGCGATGAAATCCGTATGGGATATCGGCGCTGATCTGCGCGCGGGAACATTAATGATGCTGATGCCGGAGTGGCGCTCGCCGGATGTTCCAGTGCATGCCCTGTATCACCGCACCCGGTACATGGCGCCGCGCGTGCGGGCGTTGCTCGACTTCCTGATTGAGCGCTTCTCCACGGTATCTCGTGACCTGGAGGTTTATCTCAACCCGGTCACTGGGGCAAGCTGA
- a CDS encoding enoyl-CoA hydratase/isomerase family protein, with the protein MAWDIEEINGCALVRMNSNKVNVQNDRFFGDLHEAFDRLEREFNHLPVVLTGQGDVFSAGIDFQYSFDIFGSGDHDKIRQWYRNYRETNLRIFQYPRPTVAAVNGHAIAGGLITALDCDFRVAARKPARFGLNEVPIGIPMPAAYVEIIKYTLGDQVGALATLRGKLYEFEEAERLGFFHEVVEPDQLLAAAISYARCITPDCNTAYAMSKKALQDSVMRQIEERTVALDEHLPAGMSDEGNRRAQDFRRQEIMRKR; encoded by the coding sequence ATGGCATGGGATATCGAAGAGATAAATGGTTGCGCCCTCGTGCGCATGAACAGCAACAAAGTCAACGTCCAGAACGACCGCTTCTTCGGCGACCTGCACGAGGCCTTTGACCGACTCGAACGCGAGTTCAATCACCTGCCCGTCGTGCTGACCGGACAAGGCGACGTGTTCTCAGCCGGTATCGACTTTCAGTACAGCTTCGACATCTTCGGCAGTGGAGACCACGACAAGATCCGTCAATGGTATCGGAACTATCGGGAGACGAACCTGCGCATCTTCCAGTACCCGAGGCCTACCGTGGCCGCAGTGAACGGCCACGCCATCGCCGGCGGCTTGATCACCGCACTCGACTGCGATTTTCGGGTGGCAGCCCGAAAGCCTGCACGATTCGGGCTTAACGAAGTACCCATCGGCATTCCGATGCCGGCGGCCTACGTCGAGATCATCAAGTACACGCTGGGCGATCAGGTTGGGGCACTGGCCACGCTGCGCGGCAAGCTGTATGAGTTCGAAGAGGCGGAGCGGCTCGGCTTCTTCCACGAGGTCGTGGAGCCTGACCAGTTGCTCGCCGCAGCAATCAGCTATGCACGGTGCATCACTCCCGATTGCAACACGGCTTACGCGATGTCCAAGAAGGCTTTGCAGGACAGCGTCATGAGACAGATCGAGGAGCGAACGGTTGCCTTGGACGAACACCTGCCGGCCGGCATGAGCGACGAAGGCAACCGGCGTGCCCAGGATTTCCGCAGGCAAGAGATCATGCGCAAGCGATAG